A portion of the Hoplias malabaricus isolate fHopMal1 chromosome 1, fHopMal1.hap1, whole genome shotgun sequence genome contains these proteins:
- the arhgap35a gene encoding rho GTPase-activating protein 35 yields MMMAKKQDARAPIYNLVVLGLSGTEKEKGQCGVGKSCLCNRFVRPSADDFYLDHTSVLSTSDFGGRVVNNDHFLFWGEATRTLEESPECRMHVVEQTEFIDDQTFQPHRSTALQPYIKRAASTKLASAEKLMYFCTDQLGLEQDFEQKQMPEGKLLVDGFLLCVDVSRGMNRNFDDQMKFVSNLYNQLAKTKKPVVLVLTKCDEGVERYIKDCHTFALAKKNLQVVETSARSNVNVDLAFLTLVQLIDKSRGKPKIIPYFEALKQQSQQIASAKDRYEWLVSCIVKNHNETWPNISRRMQTSPEYKDYVFLEGTSKAKKLFQQHVHRLKQEHIEKRRRVYLGTLPQALCTLVPDLDEIDHLSWSGVQKVLETKREFSHWFVVLDDTPWETTPHIDNMEDDRIPQDLLETPAAEVIYENHLEHLRNERKRAEMRWEFKEKLIVSLFVSPGKPWEEARSFIMNEELYQWLGEPECLDIYNKHQKEIIDQAKEDFQELLLEYSELFYELEVDAKPSKEKMGAIQEVLGEEQRFKALQKLQAERDALVLKHIHFVYHPTKETCPNSPYCVDSKIEQTLATRFPTRYAFDSILKSQYGDGKVDRINLVILGKDGLAREHANEIRASCTSDDRYMLDGKMYELSLRPIEGNVRLPVNSFHTPTFTPHGCLCLYNSKESLSYVVESIEKLRESTISRRDNSLAQLPLSLLLVTKRGVGSVGDIGGETAQSLIVQGQQVASRLQCSYLDPASPGVGYGRNVNEKQINQVLKSLLDLQRPSGSLGSSSPPLQAPTARFRDSRPQQTSEADLHLVMCLMCGDTYDVDQLLSPFLLPQHCRPSSSPSSGTSVLLELTIGSQKQSVDLAVLSYHSSFSLRKSRLVHGYIAVYSAKRKASMETLCAFLCEVQDIIPVQLLAVVENQVELTESEVTQEQLSQGEDLAHEIEGHFSSVVCGSGGVVGGLHRIDHFQPFLKEIVEKKTIVEATHTYDVPEACSTNESVHSPRCGSPSTTLLDSEDDVEPSPPYPTLRDDSTLTHGVSFKLPDLEGSDTFSVISEISSFENKLNNKVPPQVRPKPVVSFDFRKVSLSPYMDPGGNRRSLPSVTWAPGSDGGYDPSDYAEPMDAVAKPRTTEEENIYSVPHDSTQGKIITIRNANKSHSNGGGNGSDSEADSSSLERRRKLSALGVKPRLYRDRSKRLGKFSSFRTSFIGSDDEFGGPPKTKEDEMGVQKGDNSLNEEGEDSKRKNILKSLRRNTKKTRLKPRQSISKPLESNYFGVPLANVVTPERPIPLFIEKCIRYIEGTGLNTEGIYRVSGNKAEMESMQRQFDQDPNLDLVEKDMSVNTVAGAMKSFFSELPDPLVPYNMQVELVEAFKINDREQRLHTMKDVLRRFPRENYDVFKYVISHLNKVSQNSRLNLMTSDNLSICFWPTLMRPDFTTMDALTATRTYQTIIETFIHQCAFFFYNQPLAETPSGLPGMPGSPTATLSSASSISSSAYSCYTPAQSMATPFIPAQQSPPHSPPPTPQSPIQSLHPSLHPHHTPAEQHML; encoded by the exons ATGATGATGGCAAAAAAACAAGATGCCCGGGCACCAATCTACAACCTGGTTGTGTTAGGTTTGTCCGGGACTGAGAAGGAAAAAGGGCAGTGTGGTGTTGGGAAGTCCTGCCTTTGCAATAGATTTGTTCGCCCCAGTGCTGATGACTTTTATTTAGATCACACTTCTGTTCTGAGCACCAGTGACTTCGGTGGTCGAGTGGTGAACAATGATCACTTTCTGTTCTGGGGTGAGGCAACACGGACGTTGGAGGAGTCACCGGAGTGCCGAATGCACGTGGTGGAGCAGACCGAATTCATTGATGACCAGACATTCCAGCCACATCGTAGTACTGCACTGCAGCCCTACATCAAGAGGGCAGCTTCCACCAAACTGGCCTCTGCTGAAAAGCTCATGTACTTCTGCACAGATCAGCTGGGCCTTGAGCAAGACTTTGAGCAGAAACAAATGCCTGAGGGAAAGCTCCTTGTAGATGGTTTTCTTCTTTGTGTGGATGTAAGCAGGGGTATGAATCGTAACTTTGATGACCAGATGAAGTTTGTTTCCAACCTTTACAATCAGTTGGCTAAAACTAAGAAACCAGTCGTATTGGTCTTGACCAAATGTGATGAGGGTGTTGAGCGATACATTAAGGACTGTCACACTTTTGCTCTTGCCAAGAAAAATTTGCAAGTAGTAGAGACCTCAGCACGCTCTAATGTCAACGTTGACCTAGCCTTCCTTACTCTTGTGCAATTGATAGACAAAAGTCGAGGGAAGCCCAAGATTATCCCTTACTTTGAGGCTCTCAAGCAGCAGAGTCAGCAGATAGCATCTGCTAAGGACCGCTATGAATGGTTGGTCAGCTGCATCGTGAAGAACCACAATGAAACATGGCCCAATATCAGTCGTAGAATGCAGACCTCCCCTGAATACAAAGATTATGTCTTCCTTGAGGGTACTTCCAAAGCCAAGAAGCTATTCCAACAACATGTGCACAGGCTCAAACAGGAACACATAGAAAAACGACGCAGAGTATATCTTGGCACACTACCGCAGGCTCTTTGTACTCTGGTACCGGATTTAGATGAGATTGATCACTTGAGTTGGTCGGGGGTACAGAAGGTTCTGGAGACAAAACGGGAGTTCTCACACTGGTTCGTCGTATTAGATGACACACCCTGGGAAACCACTCCACATATTGATAATATGGAAGATGACCGCATCCCCCAGGACCTTTTGGAAACCCCAGCAGCAGAAGTCATCTACGAAAACCACTTGGAACACCTGCGTAATGAGCGCAAGCGGGCAGAGATGCGTTGGGAATTCAAAGAGAAATTGATTGTATCACTATTTGTCTCCCCTGGCAAACCCTGGGAAGAGGCCCGCAGCTTTATTATGAACGAGGAGTTGTACCAGTGGTTAGGGGAACCGGAATGTCTTGATATCTACAACAAGCATCAGAAGGAGATTATTGACCAAGCCAAAGAGGATTTCCAGGAGCTTTTGCTGGAGTACTCTGAGCTGTTCTATGAGCTTGAAGTGGATGCTAAGCCTAGTAAAGAAAAGATGGGTGCTATCCAAGAGGTTCTTGGAGAAGAACAGAGGTTTAAGGCCCTCCAAAAGCTCCAGGCAGAGCGGGATGCCCTGGTGCTCAAGCATATCCATTTTGTGTACCACCCAACTAAGGAAACCTGTCCTAACAGCCCTTATTGTGTAGACAGCAAAATTGAGCAGACGCTAGCCACTCGATTTCCTACACGGTATGCATTCGATAGCATTTTAAAGTCCCAGTATGGTGATGGAAAAGTAGATCGAATTAATCTTGTAATCCTTGGCAAAGATGGACTTGCAAGGGAGCATGCTAATGAGATACGAGCATCATGCACTAGCGATGACCGATACATGCTGGATGGAAAGATGTATGAGCTATCGCTGCGGCCAATAGAAGGCAATGTACGTCTGCCAGTTAACTCCTTTCACACGCCCACTTTTACCCCACATGGCTGCCTCTGCCTCTACAATTCTAAAGAATCTTTGTCCTATGTCGTTGAAAGCATTGAAAAACTTCGGGAATCAACCATTAGTCGAAGGGACAACAGCTTAGctcagctccctctctctctcctgcttgtTACCAAGCGAGGAGTTGGGTCGGTCGGAGATATAGGAGGGGAAACTGCGCAAAGTTTAATAGTACAGGGGCAGCAGGTGGCTAGCAGACTACAGTGCAGTTATTTGGACCCTGCCTCCCCAGGTGTGGGATATGGGCGTAATGTAAATGAAAAGCAGATTAACCAAGTGCTGAAAAGCCTTCTGGATTTACAGAGACCTTCTGGTAGCCTTGGAAGTAGCTCCCCTCCATTACAGGCTCCAACAGCACGTTTCAGAGACTCTCGCCCTCAACAGACTTCTGAGGCAGATTTGCATTTAGTAATGTGCCTCATGTGTGGAGATACTTATGACGTAGATCAACTTTTATCGCCCTTTTTGCTTCCTCAGCACTGTAGGCCATCCAGCAGTCCATCCAGTGGTACGTCAGTGTTGCTGGAACTTACCATTGGGAGCCAAAAGCAAAGCGTTGACCTTGCAGTACTTTCTTACCACTCATCTTTCTCCTTACGCAAGAGCCGGTTAGTACACGGGTACATTGCGGTGTACTCAGCAAAGCGCAAAGCATCCATGGAAACACTTTGCGCCTTCCTTTGTGAGGTACAGGACATAAttcctgttcagctgctggCAGTCGTGGAAAATCAAGTGGAGCTGACAGAATCCGAGGTAACCCAGGAGCAACTGAGCCAAGGGGAAGATTTGGCTCATGAAATTGAAGGACATTTTAGCTCTGTTGTCTGCGGATCTGGTGGGGTGGTAGGTGGCTTGCATAGGATAGACCACTTCCAGCCTTTCTTAAAAGAAATAGTTGAAAAGAAGACCATTGTGGAGGCCACACATACATATGATGTGCCAGAGGCCTGCAGTACCAACGAGAGTGTCCATTCGCCTAGATGTGGATCACCTAGCACTACCCTGCTGGACTCAGAAGATGATGTTGAGCCCTCACCACCGTATCCCACCCTTAGGGATGATAGCACCCTGACACATGGAGTGAGCTTCAAACTTCCAGACCTGGAGGGTAGTGATACCTTCAGTGTCATTTCGGAGATCAGCAGCTTTGAAAACAAGCTCAACAATAAAGTCCCACCGCAAGTGCGGCCCAAGCCTGTGGTTTCTTTTGACTTTCGTAAAGTTAGCCTCAGCCCCTACATGGACCCAGGAGGTAACAGACGTTCCTTACCTTCAGTCACATGGGCACCAGGGAGCGATGGAGGTTATGATCCCTCCGATTACGCTGAACCAATGGACGCGGTCGCTAAACCTCGCACCACAGAGGAAGAAAACATATACTCTGTCCCACATGATAGTACACAGGGGAAGATCATCACCATCCGCAATGCAAATAAGAGCCATTCAAATGGTGGAGGCAATGGCTCAGACAGTGAAGCCGATAGTAGTTCATTAGAGCGCAGGCGTAAGTTGTCCGCTCTTGGGGTTAAACCACGGCTCTACCGTGATCGCTCCAAACGCCTGGGCAAGTTCAGTAGCTTCCGCACAAGTTTCATTGGCAGTGATGATGAGTTCGGAGGTCCCCCCAAGACCAAAGAGGATGAGATGGGTGTGCAGAAAGGGGATAATTCCCTGAATGAAGAGGGTGAAGACTCTAAGAGGAAAAATATCTTGAAGAGTCTACGCAGAAATACAAAG AAAACAAGGCTAAAGCCAAGGCAGTCCATTTCCAAACCCCTGGAGAGTAACTACTTTGGTGTTCCTCTGGCCAATGTGGTCACCCCCGAGCGTCCTATTCCACTGTTCATCGAGAAATGCATCCGCTACATTGAGGGAACTG GTCTGAATACAGAAGGCATCTACAGAGTGAGTGGAAATAAAGCAGAGATGGAGAGCATGCAGCGGCAGTTTGACCAAG ATCCCAATCTAGATCTTGTGGAAAAGGAcatgtctgtgaacacagtagCCGGAGCCATGAAGAGTTTCTTTTCCGAGTTGCCTGACCCCTTGGTGCCCTACAACATGCAGGTGGAGCTGGTGGAGGCCTTCA AGATCAACGATCGAGAGCAGCGTCTCCACACCATGAAGGATGTGCTGCGCAGGTTCCCTCGGGAAAACTACGACGTGTTCAAATACGTCATCAGCCACCTGAACAA GGTGAGCCAGAACAGTCGCTTGAACTTGATGACCAGTGATAATCTGTCCATCTGCTTCTGGCCCACGCTCATGCGGCCAGATTTCACCACCATGGACGCGCTGACGGCCACTCGGACCTACCAGACAATCATCGAGACCTTCATCCACCAGTGTGCTTTTTTCTTCTACAATCAGCCGCTGGCTGAGACGCCCAGCGGTCTACCCGGCATGCCAGGGTCCCCCACGGCCACGCTGAGCTCCGCCTCCTCCATCAGCAGCTCTGCCTACTCCTGCTACACACCAGCACAGTCTATGGCCACACCCTTCATCCCAGCTCAGCAGTCTCCGCCCCATTCTCCTCCCCCTACACCACAGTCGCCGATCCAGAGTCTGCATCCATCACTGCATCCACACCACACACCTGCAGAACAACACATGCTGTGa